The Urocitellus parryii isolate mUroPar1 chromosome 6, mUroPar1.hap1, whole genome shotgun sequence genome includes a window with the following:
- the Entpd5 gene encoding nucleoside diphosphate phosphatase ENTPD5, whose protein sequence is MATSWGTVFFMLVASCVCSTIFHRDQQTWFEGVFLSSMCPINVSASTLYGIMFDAGSTGTRIHVYTFVQKIPGQLPVLEGEIFDSVKPGLSAFVDQPKQGAETVEELLEVAKDSIPQSHWKRTPVVLKATAGLRLLPEQKAQALLFEVEEIFKKSPFLVPDDSVSIMDGSYEGILAWVTVNFLTGQLHGHSQETVGTLDLGGASTQITFLPQFEKTLEQTPKGYLTSFEMFNSTYKLYTHSYLGFGLKAARLATLGALQTEGIDGHTFRSACLPRWLEAEWIFGGVKYQYGGNREGEMGFEPCYNEVLRVVQGKLHQPEEIRGSSFYAFSYYYDRAVETHMIDYEKGGVLKVEDFERKAREVCNNLENFTSGSPFLCMDLTYITALLKDGFGFADSTLLQLTKKVNNIETGWALGATFHLLQSLGISH, encoded by the exons ATGGCCACTTCCTGGGGCACAGTCTTTTTCATGCTGGTGGCATCCTGTGTTTGTAGCACTATCTTCCATAGAGATCAGCAGACTTGGTTTGAGGGTGTCTTCCTGTCTTCCATGTGTCCGATAAATGTCAGTGCCAGCACCTTGTATGGAATTATGTTTGATGCAGGAAGCACTGGAACTCGGATTCATGTTTATACCTTTGTGCAGAAAATACCAG GACAGCTTCCAGTTCTGGAAGGGGAAATCTTTGATTCTGTGAAGCCAGGACTTTCTGCTTTTGTAGATCAACCTAAGCAG GGTGCTGAGACTGTTGAAGAACTCTTAGAGGTGGCCAAAGACTCAATTCCCCAAAGTCACTGGAAAAGGACCCCAGTGGTCCTGAAGGCAACAGCAGGACTGCGCTTACTGCCAGAACAGAAAGCCCAGGCTCTGCTCTTTGAG GTGGAGGAGATCTTCAAGAAGTCACCTTTCCTGGTCCCAGATGACAGTGTTAGCATCATGGATGGATCCTATGAAG GCATATTGGCTTGGGTTACTGTGAATTTCCTAACAG GTCAGCTACATGGCCACAGCCAGGAGACAGTGGGGACTCTGGACCTGGGTGGGGCCTCCACCCAAATCACATTTCTGCCACAGTTTGAG AAAACCCTGGAACAAACCCCTAAGGGCTACCTCACTTCCTTTGAGATGTTTAACAGCACTTATAAGCTCTATACACATAg TTACTTGGGATTTGGATTGAAAGCTGCAAGACTAGCAACCCTGGGAGCCCTGCAAACAGAAG GGATTGATGGACACACTTTCCGAAGTGCCTGTCTACCAAGATGGTTGGAAGCAGAATGGATCTTTGGGGGTGTGAAATACCAGTATGGTGGCAACCGAGAAG GGGAGATGGGCTTTGAGCCCTGCTACAATGAAGTGCTGAGGGTGGTGCAAGGAAAGCTTCACCAGCCAGAGGAGATCCGAGGAAGCTCCTTCTATGCTTTCTCTTACTATTATGACCGAGCCGTTGAAACACACATGATTG ATTATGAAAAGGGGGGTGTTTTAAAAGTTGAAGACTTTGAAAGAAAAGCCAGGGAAG TGTGTAATAACTTGGAGAACTTCACCTCAGGTAGTCCTTTCCTATGCATGGATCTCACCTACATCACTGCCCTGCTAAAAGATGGCTTTGGCTTTGCAGATAGCACCCTCTTACAG CTCACCAAGAAAGTGAACAACATAGAGACGGGCTGGGCCTTGGGGGCCACCTTTCACCTGCTGCAGTCTCTGGGCATCTCCCACTGA